A section of the Flaviflexus equikiangi genome encodes:
- the aspA gene encoding aspartate ammonia-lyase, whose product MTTHRVEHDLLGARDIPADAYYGIHTLRAIENFPMSGRLIQDVPEFVRAIVMVKKASALANEELGSLPHDIAQAIVAGCDELLVKGRCMDQFPIDLFQGGAGTSVNMNSNEVVANLSLELLGYEKGRYDVINPNDHVNKSQSTNDVYPTALRLAIYSGVNHLITQVKLTAEVLRQKSEEFASVVKMGRTQLQDAVPMTLGQEFGGWATTLEEEVVILHRAANYLLSINLGATAIGNRLNTPEHYAEVVSRKLSHVTGLDITSAPDLVEATSDTGDYVTVHAGLKRTAQKLSKIANDLRLLSSGPRAGLSEINLPERQAGSSIMPAKVNPVIPEVVNQVCFKVIGNDVTVTMAAEAGQLQLNVMEPALAEATFESIMLLKNGFDTLRVNCLTGITANAERTRADVESSIGIVTYLNPFIGHHNGDRVGKECARTGKSVKEVVVEMGLMTADEVDSVLTVEAFMHPVYTGKIWAADEKGLPES is encoded by the coding sequence TTGACGACACACCGCGTAGAACACGATCTCCTCGGCGCGAGGGATATCCCTGCAGACGCCTATTACGGGATCCATACTCTTCGAGCGATCGAGAACTTCCCCATGTCAGGCAGGCTCATCCAGGACGTTCCCGAATTCGTTCGGGCGATCGTCATGGTCAAGAAGGCATCCGCTCTCGCGAACGAGGAGCTCGGCTCCCTCCCGCACGATATTGCGCAGGCGATCGTGGCAGGATGCGACGAGCTGCTCGTCAAGGGACGGTGCATGGATCAGTTCCCGATCGACCTTTTCCAGGGCGGTGCCGGAACATCGGTCAACATGAACTCGAACGAGGTCGTCGCGAACCTTTCGCTCGAACTCCTCGGCTACGAGAAGGGCCGCTACGACGTCATCAATCCGAACGATCACGTCAACAAGTCCCAGTCGACCAACGATGTCTATCCGACCGCGCTTCGACTCGCGATCTACAGCGGTGTCAACCATCTCATCACCCAGGTCAAGCTGACCGCCGAGGTGCTGCGGCAGAAGAGCGAGGAGTTCGCGTCCGTGGTGAAGATGGGGCGGACACAGCTCCAGGACGCTGTGCCGATGACGCTTGGCCAGGAGTTCGGCGGATGGGCGACAACACTGGAGGAAGAGGTTGTCATTCTCCATCGGGCCGCCAACTATCTCCTCTCCATCAACCTCGGAGCGACAGCGATCGGCAACCGTCTCAACACGCCCGAGCACTATGCGGAGGTGGTGTCCCGGAAGCTGTCGCACGTGACAGGACTCGATATCACGTCCGCTCCGGACCTTGTCGAAGCGACGAGCGACACGGGTGACTACGTCACCGTCCACGCGGGACTCAAGAGGACTGCCCAGAAGCTGTCGAAGATCGCCAACGACCTGCGCCTCCTCTCGTCGGGCCCGAGGGCAGGATTGAGCGAGATCAACCTGCCCGAGAGGCAGGCCGGATCCTCGATCATGCCGGCCAAGGTTAATCCCGTCATCCCCGAGGTGGTCAACCAGGTCTGCTTCAAAGTCATCGGCAACGATGTGACGGTGACGATGGCGGCAGAGGCCGGACAGCTCCAGCTCAACGTCATGGAACCGGCCCTCGCCGAAGCCACATTCGAATCCATCATGCTCCTCAAGAACGGCTTCGACACGCTCCGCGTCAACTGCCTCACCGGCATCACCGCCAACGCCGAACGCACGCGGGCGGATGTCGAGAGCTCGATCGGCATCGTCACCTACCTCAATCCCTTCATCGGCCACCACAACGGTGACAGGGTCGGCAAGGAGTGCGCGCGGACAGGGAAATCCGTCAAAGAGGTTGTGGTGGAGATGGGCCTCATGACGGCCGACGAGGTCGATTCGGTGCTGACCGTCGAAGCATTCATGCACCCCGTCTACACGGGCAAGATCTGGGCCGCCGATGAGAAGGGCCTGCCCGAGAGCTAG
- a CDS encoding HAD hydrolase-like protein → MTLGAVLFDLDGTVVDSAPIVTELFAITAKEISGRDYTPDEMLKYVGPPLSWSMMDMGAEAKDVPHYIASYRARYDGLMLDSPLFDGIDTVIRHLAQHVPIAVATSKKESGARLILDRYGLLDTFTAVCGGSEDGMRSDKDGIIAEALRRLGPLEGEAIMVGDRIYDIEGAAAHGLRTVLVSWGAGTPEEFDKAWRTVDTPAELEGLLLSV, encoded by the coding sequence GTGACCCTGGGCGCCGTCTTGTTCGATCTCGACGGGACAGTTGTCGATTCGGCACCGATCGTCACCGAGCTGTTTGCGATCACGGCGAAAGAGATCTCCGGCAGGGACTATACGCCGGACGAGATGCTGAAATATGTGGGGCCTCCGCTGTCGTGGTCGATGATGGACATGGGGGCGGAGGCGAAGGACGTCCCCCACTATATTGCGTCCTACCGTGCCCGCTACGACGGGCTCATGCTCGACTCGCCGCTCTTCGACGGCATCGACACCGTGATCCGACATCTCGCACAGCATGTGCCCATCGCCGTCGCGACGTCGAAGAAAGAATCCGGAGCGAGGCTGATCCTTGACCGATATGGTCTGCTCGATACGTTCACGGCGGTGTGCGGTGGGAGCGAGGACGGGATGAGATCGGACAAGGACGGTATCATCGCCGAAGCGCTGCGCAGGCTCGGCCCGCTCGAGGGTGAGGCCATCATGGTCGGCGATCGTATCTACGATATCGAGGGCGCGGCCGCTCACGGTCTTCGCACCGTCCTCGTGTCCTGGGGCGCCGGCACTCCTGAAGAATTCGATAAGGCCTGGCGGACGGTCGACACGCCAGCAGAGCTCGAAGGGCTTCTCCTCAGCGTCTGA
- a CDS encoding acyl carrier protein yields MSSYVDSAREILAGLAPEIPGDDVTEDADFIDDLRLDPLTRYALAFNLERILKVQIPDSRVESARTLAELVADTQAS; encoded by the coding sequence ATGAGCTCTTACGTTGACAGTGCACGCGAAATCCTGGCTGGACTCGCCCCCGAGATTCCCGGCGACGACGTGACAGAAGATGCCGACTTCATCGACGATCTGAGGCTCGACCCGCTCACTCGCTACGCTCTCGCTTTCAACCTCGAGCGCATCCTCAAAGTCCAGATCCCTGATTCTCGCGTCGAATCCGCCCGCACACTGGCTGAACTCGTGGCCGACACCCAGGCGTCGTAG
- a CDS encoding DUF3052 domain-containing protein, translating to MELGLKAGQVIQEFYWDDDVDESFRARIEEATGVELVDEDYADVCDGTLIWWRDDDGDADDLADLLVDARANLDDGSGIIWVMIPSMGSVGYVEHNVVEEAAQTAGLAATTAAALSRKWTGVRLTARGPRR from the coding sequence GTGGAGCTCGGACTGAAAGCCGGGCAGGTGATCCAGGAATTCTATTGGGACGACGACGTTGATGAGTCGTTCCGAGCCAGGATCGAAGAGGCCACGGGTGTCGAGCTCGTCGACGAAGACTACGCAGACGTCTGCGATGGCACACTGATCTGGTGGCGCGATGATGACGGAGATGCCGACGATCTGGCAGATCTCCTTGTCGACGCCAGAGCGAACCTCGATGACGGATCAGGAATCATCTGGGTCATGATCCCCTCGATGGGATCCGTCGGGTACGTCGAGCACAACGTCGTCGAAGAGGCCGCACAGACGGCCGGTCTCGCAGCAACAACAGCGGCAGCTCTCTCACGCAAGTGGACGGGAGTCAGGCTCACAGCTCGTGGGCCGCGCCGATAG
- a CDS encoding L-threonylcarbamoyladenylate synthase, translated as MARYVEIHPENPQTRLIEMVVERLRQGEVIAFPTDSGYAIGCKLGNKEGLDRIRAIRRVSDKHHFTMLCHDFAQLGQFVIVDNAQFRLIKQLTPGPYTFILKGTKDVPRMTLHPKKNTVGVRLPKHEITQALVAALGEPLLSSTLILPDEEEPMTDGWEVNEALGHALDIVIEGPVGVDGATTVVDMSSGFAEVVREGAGSTEMFE; from the coding sequence ATGGCACGATACGTTGAGATTCACCCAGAGAACCCTCAGACGCGTCTCATTGAGATGGTCGTCGAACGGCTTCGCCAAGGGGAAGTGATCGCGTTTCCCACGGATTCGGGATATGCGATCGGATGCAAGCTGGGCAACAAGGAGGGCTTGGATCGGATCCGCGCTATTCGGCGGGTCAGCGATAAGCATCATTTCACGATGCTGTGCCACGACTTCGCTCAACTCGGCCAGTTCGTCATCGTCGATAACGCCCAGTTCCGGCTTATCAAGCAGCTGACGCCCGGGCCCTACACGTTTATCCTCAAGGGCACGAAGGACGTGCCCCGGATGACGCTTCACCCGAAGAAGAACACTGTCGGAGTTCGCCTCCCGAAGCACGAGATCACCCAGGCGCTCGTCGCCGCTCTCGGCGAGCCGCTGCTCTCGTCGACGCTGATCCTGCCGGATGAGGAGGAGCCGATGACGGATGGGTGGGAAGTCAACGAAGCTCTCGGCCATGCTCTCGACATCGTCATCGAGGGCCCGGTCGGCGTCGATGGTGCCACGACTGTCGTCGACATGTCGTCGGGCTTCGCCGAGGTTGTTCGCGAAGGAGCTGGAAGCACGGAGATGTTCGAGTGA
- the aceE gene encoding pyruvate dehydrogenase (acetyl-transferring), homodimeric type: MSSNDNTSPLIDGLLSQVPDIDSEETREWIDSIDDLIENRGGPRARYILLSMLRRARQRNIQVPSSLTTPYVNTIGVQDEPYFPGDEKLEREIRRWVRWNAAVQVTRAQRPSVQVGGHISSYASVATLYEVGFNHFFRGKSHPGGGDQVFFQGHAAPGNYARAFVEGRLSEKDMDGFRQEHSRPEGGRGLPSYPHPRRMDDFWEFPTVSMGLGPAQAIHQAWFNKYLHDRGIKDTSQQNVWAFLGDGEMDEPESRGMLQLAAQQGLDNLNFVVNCNLQRLDGPVRGNGKIIQELEAFFRGAGWNVIKVIWGREWDPLLEADHDRALVNIMNTTLDGDYQGFKANDGAFVRENFFGRDPRTKAMVKDWSDERIWSLKRGGHDYRKVYAAYKQATEHTGQPTVILAHTIKGYLLGTNFAGRNSTHQMKKLNQQDLMGLRDTLNLDIDDSQLEDPYHAPYFRPAEDNEAYQYMQDRRKHLGGYLPERRKTWNGIKLPEEKRFEVLKKGSGQQKVATTMALVRLLKELMKDREFGKRVVPIIPDEARTFGLDAIFPTAKIYNTHGQRYTSVDADLLLSYKEAETGQILHMGINEAGSAATLATVGTSHAVHGEMMMPFYIFYSMFGFQRTGDQFWAAADQLARGFIIGATAGRTTLAGEGTQHMDGHSPVLASTNPAMVIYDPAYSYEITHIVQDGIKRMYGDGSDGRDQDVMYYLTVYNEPIVQPEEPENVDVEGILRGIHRIADAEGDGHRVGLLSSGVGVPWALHAKELLEQDWGVKASVYSVTSWYELRKDGLAADEHNYLHPDEERQVPFLTQKLQHDADVFVATSDFEHQVQDSVRAWIPGTYATLGADGFGYSDTRAAARRQFKIDAHSMVVRALATLADLGRIDRSTVKEAIDKYDIFNVNAGQSGEAGGDA, from the coding sequence GTGAGTTCGAACGACAATACGTCCCCCCTCATTGACGGGCTGCTCAGTCAGGTCCCGGACATTGACTCAGAAGAGACACGGGAGTGGATCGATTCGATTGACGATCTGATCGAGAATCGAGGCGGTCCCCGCGCTCGCTACATTCTCCTGTCGATGCTGCGCCGCGCACGCCAGCGCAACATTCAGGTCCCGTCCAGTCTCACAACCCCCTACGTCAACACGATCGGCGTCCAGGACGAGCCCTACTTCCCGGGCGATGAGAAGCTCGAGCGCGAGATCCGCCGGTGGGTGCGCTGGAATGCGGCCGTCCAGGTGACGCGCGCGCAGCGTCCCAGTGTCCAGGTCGGTGGCCATATCTCGTCCTACGCGTCCGTTGCCACCCTCTACGAGGTCGGCTTCAACCACTTCTTCCGCGGCAAGAGCCATCCGGGCGGGGGCGACCAGGTCTTCTTCCAGGGCCACGCGGCACCGGGCAACTATGCTCGCGCCTTCGTCGAGGGCCGCCTGTCCGAGAAGGACATGGACGGCTTCCGCCAGGAGCATTCCCGACCCGAGGGTGGACGCGGTCTGCCCTCCTATCCGCACCCGCGCCGCATGGACGACTTCTGGGAGTTCCCCACGGTCTCGATGGGTCTCGGCCCCGCACAGGCGATCCATCAGGCATGGTTCAACAAATACCTGCATGATCGCGGCATCAAGGACACCTCGCAGCAGAACGTCTGGGCATTCCTCGGCGATGGTGAGATGGACGAGCCGGAGTCGCGCGGCATGCTCCAGCTCGCCGCACAGCAGGGCCTCGACAACCTCAACTTTGTGGTCAACTGCAACCTCCAGCGTCTCGACGGTCCGGTCCGCGGCAACGGCAAGATCATCCAGGAACTCGAGGCGTTCTTCCGGGGAGCCGGCTGGAACGTCATCAAGGTGATCTGGGGCCGCGAGTGGGATCCGCTGCTCGAGGCCGACCACGATCGTGCGCTCGTCAACATCATGAACACGACGCTCGATGGCGACTACCAGGGCTTCAAGGCCAACGATGGTGCGTTCGTCCGCGAGAACTTCTTCGGACGCGATCCCCGGACGAAGGCCATGGTCAAGGACTGGTCCGATGAGCGGATCTGGTCCCTCAAGCGCGGCGGCCACGACTACCGCAAGGTGTACGCCGCCTACAAGCAGGCGACCGAGCACACGGGCCAGCCGACCGTCATCCTCGCTCACACGATCAAGGGCTACCTGCTCGGCACGAACTTCGCTGGCCGCAACTCGACGCACCAGATGAAGAAGCTCAACCAGCAGGACCTCATGGGTCTGCGCGACACGCTCAACCTGGACATCGACGATTCGCAGCTCGAGGATCCGTACCACGCGCCGTACTTCCGCCCGGCGGAAGACAACGAGGCCTACCAGTACATGCAGGACCGCCGGAAGCACCTCGGCGGCTACCTCCCCGAGCGCCGCAAGACCTGGAACGGCATCAAGCTGCCCGAGGAGAAGCGCTTCGAGGTTCTCAAGAAGGGTTCGGGACAGCAGAAAGTCGCCACGACCATGGCGCTCGTCCGCCTCCTCAAAGAACTCATGAAGGATAGGGAGTTCGGCAAGCGCGTCGTACCGATCATCCCCGACGAGGCTCGCACGTTCGGTTTGGACGCGATCTTCCCGACGGCCAAGATCTACAACACGCACGGACAGCGCTACACGTCCGTCGATGCCGATCTGCTCCTGTCGTACAAGGAGGCAGAGACCGGCCAGATTCTCCACATGGGCATCAACGAAGCCGGATCGGCCGCGACTCTCGCGACCGTCGGCACCTCGCATGCTGTCCACGGCGAGATGATGATGCCGTTCTACATCTTCTACTCGATGTTCGGCTTCCAGCGCACGGGCGACCAGTTCTGGGCTGCGGCTGATCAGCTGGCTCGCGGCTTCATCATCGGTGCGACCGCAGGTCGAACCACCCTCGCGGGTGAGGGCACCCAGCACATGGATGGCCACTCCCCCGTCCTCGCATCGACGAACCCAGCCATGGTCATCTACGACCCGGCCTACTCGTACGAGATCACCCACATCGTGCAGGACGGTATCAAGCGCATGTACGGCGATGGCAGCGACGGCCGCGACCAGGACGTCATGTACTACCTCACCGTCTACAACGAGCCGATCGTCCAGCCGGAAGAGCCGGAGAACGTCGACGTCGAGGGTATTCTGCGCGGCATCCACCGCATCGCCGACGCGGAGGGCGATGGTCACCGCGTCGGGCTGCTCTCCTCCGGTGTGGGCGTGCCCTGGGCACTCCACGCGAAGGAGCTCCTCGAACAGGATTGGGGTGTCAAGGCTTCCGTCTACTCGGTGACATCCTGGTATGAGCTGCGCAAGGACGGCCTCGCTGCCGACGAGCACAACTACCTCCATCCCGACGAGGAGCGTCAGGTGCCGTTCCTCACCCAGAAGCTCCAGCATGACGCCGACGTCTTCGTCGCCACGTCTGACTTCGAGCACCAGGTCCAGGACTCCGTCCGTGCATGGATCCCGGGAACGTACGCCACCCTCGGTGCGGATGGCTTCGGCTACTCCGATACTCGTGCGGCTGCACGCCGCCAGTTCAAGATCGACGCCCACTCGATGGTCGTTCGGGCGCTGGCGACGCTTGCGGACCTCGGTCGTATCGACCGCTCCACCGTCAAGGAAGCGATCGACAAGTATGACATCTTCAACGTCAACGCAGGACAGTCCGGAGAGGCTGGCGGAGACGCGTAA
- a CDS encoding DUF3145 domain-containing protein, translated as MTAQRATRGVIFIHSVTPALEPHVEWALSGVLGYEVSIEWTDQPANPMYQRGEYSWTGDIGMGAMLASALNGWEHLRYEITEDGTPQSEGGRWSHTPGLGIFYAQTDLVGNVVIPENRIRAALEETDPVEMRRLLDLALGQAWDDELEPFRYAGAGAPVRWLHRVG; from the coding sequence ATGACAGCACAGCGCGCCACCCGTGGCGTTATCTTCATACATTCAGTCACGCCCGCTCTCGAGCCACATGTCGAGTGGGCGCTTTCTGGCGTCCTCGGATATGAGGTATCGATCGAGTGGACCGATCAGCCCGCGAACCCGATGTATCAGCGCGGGGAGTACTCGTGGACGGGCGATATCGGCATGGGGGCGATGCTGGCCTCCGCTCTGAACGGGTGGGAGCACCTGCGCTACGAGATCACCGAAGATGGCACCCCGCAGTCGGAGGGCGGACGCTGGTCACACACGCCCGGTCTCGGCATCTTCTACGCACAGACTGACCTCGTCGGGAACGTCGTCATTCCCGAGAACCGCATCCGAGCCGCCCTCGAGGAGACGGACCCGGTCGAGATGAGAAGGCTGCTCGATCTTGCCCTGGGCCAAGCATGGGATGACGAGTTGGAACCGTTCCGTTACGCGGGGGCGGGCGCACCGGTGCGCTGGCTGCACAGGGTCGGCTAG
- a CDS encoding ABC transporter ATP-binding protein, whose translation MSPHHGVAPGEKSKNFSGTMKRLLRMLKPARMKIVLITLLTAVAVTLQVAGPALLGRATDVIYTGVLSDVLGDMPAGLSTAETVARLEEQGRGELANMVGRADVTPGEGIDFDRLWSILVIVAAIYVVAAVFQFVAGWIIRVVVQNLGWELRDRAQAKIDRVPLSYIDQRSRGDLLSRVTNDVDNITQTLMQTMNSVFQNLLTIIGITAMMFVISWQLALLTFLVVPAGIWLATRVMKKAQPYFRDQWKLTGDVSDTVEEAFTGHEVVTAFGLEENFTDEFNVRNDKLRHASFMAQFISGLMQPAMNLVSNIGYVIVAVVGGIQVASGTITLGSVQAFIQYSRQFTQPLGQLASMANLLQSGAASAERIFAYLDADEMAPDAHGTLASPTRGDVEFRDVRFSYEEGTPVITGLSLHAKPGQTVAIVGPTGAGKTTLVNLLLRFYEIDSGQILIDGVDIATISKEELRENMGMVLQDTWLFEGTIAENIAFARDNATREDILAAAKAASVDRLASQLPKGLDTVVDDEGETISVGEKQLITIARAYLADPEILILDEATSSVDTRTEMLVQDAMSTLKEGRTSFVIAHRLSTIREADLIVVMEDGDVVEQGTHEDLLSRGGAYASLYQAQFENR comes from the coding sequence ATGAGCCCACATCACGGTGTTGCACCTGGGGAGAAGTCGAAGAACTTCTCTGGCACGATGAAGAGGCTTCTCCGCATGCTGAAACCAGCACGGATGAAGATTGTCCTCATCACTCTTCTCACGGCTGTTGCCGTCACGCTCCAGGTTGCGGGGCCTGCCCTTCTGGGGCGTGCGACTGACGTCATCTATACGGGCGTGCTGAGCGATGTGCTCGGCGATATGCCTGCCGGGCTGTCGACCGCGGAGACGGTTGCCAGGCTCGAGGAGCAGGGTCGAGGCGAACTCGCGAACATGGTCGGCCGAGCCGACGTCACGCCCGGGGAGGGAATCGATTTCGACCGGCTCTGGTCCATTCTCGTCATCGTGGCCGCGATCTATGTCGTGGCGGCGGTCTTCCAGTTCGTAGCGGGCTGGATCATCAGGGTCGTCGTGCAGAATCTCGGCTGGGAGCTGAGAGACCGGGCCCAGGCGAAGATCGATCGGGTTCCCCTGTCCTACATCGATCAGCGTTCCCGCGGAGACCTTCTGTCGCGCGTCACCAACGACGTCGACAACATTACGCAGACTCTCATGCAGACGATGAACTCGGTGTTCCAGAACCTGCTCACCATCATCGGCATCACGGCCATGATGTTCGTCATCTCATGGCAGCTCGCACTCCTCACCTTCCTCGTCGTCCCCGCCGGCATCTGGCTTGCGACCCGTGTCATGAAGAAGGCCCAACCCTATTTCAGGGATCAGTGGAAGCTGACAGGGGACGTGTCGGACACCGTGGAGGAAGCCTTCACCGGCCACGAGGTCGTCACCGCGTTCGGCCTCGAGGAGAACTTCACCGACGAGTTCAACGTTCGCAACGATAAGCTCCGCCATGCGTCATTCATGGCCCAGTTCATCTCAGGTCTCATGCAGCCAGCCATGAACCTGGTCTCCAACATCGGCTACGTCATCGTGGCCGTCGTGGGCGGCATCCAGGTCGCCAGCGGCACGATCACGCTCGGTTCGGTCCAGGCCTTCATCCAATACTCGCGGCAGTTCACGCAGCCGCTCGGCCAGCTCGCGTCGATGGCGAATCTTCTCCAGTCCGGAGCAGCCAGTGCCGAGAGGATCTTCGCCTATCTCGACGCTGACGAGATGGCACCCGACGCCCATGGCACTCTCGCCTCCCCCACGCGCGGCGATGTCGAGTTCAGGGACGTCCGCTTCTCCTACGAGGAAGGAACCCCCGTCATCACCGGCCTGTCCCTTCATGCGAAGCCGGGTCAGACCGTCGCCATTGTCGGACCCACCGGCGCCGGCAAGACGACCCTCGTCAACCTGCTGCTGCGGTTCTACGAGATCGACTCCGGCCAGATCCTGATCGACGGTGTTGACATCGCCACGATCTCGAAGGAAGAGCTCCGGGAGAACATGGGCATGGTCCTTCAGGACACATGGCTGTTCGAGGGCACCATTGCCGAGAACATTGCATTCGCCCGAGACAACGCGACGCGTGAGGATATCCTCGCCGCGGCGAAGGCGGCCTCCGTTGACCGGTTGGCAAGCCAACTCCCCAAGGGACTGGATACTGTTGTCGATGATGAGGGTGAGACCATTTCGGTGGGCGAGAAGCAGCTCATCACGATCGCTCGAGCATATCTTGCCGATCCTGAGATCCTCATCCTCGACGAGGCCACGTCATCCGTTGATACGAGGACCGAGATGTTGGTGCAGGATGCGATGTCGACCCTCAAGGAGGGGCGCACATCCTTCGTCATCGCCCACCGGCTTTCCACGATCCGGGAAGCTGATCTCATTGTGGTCATGGAGGATGGTGACGTCGTCGAACAGGGCACCCACGAAGATCTCCTCAGTCGCGGCGGGGCCTATGCCTCGCTCTACCAGGCACAATTCGAGAACCGATGA
- a CDS encoding ABC transporter ATP-binding protein: protein MLVSLTWDYLRHHKGKVAAVLVLQLLQSIASLLLPALNAAIIDDGVIAADIPRIWQLGGLMLVVTVLQVLAIGAAIYVGAGLAMGLGHHLRAEVFGKVQSFGRSELHHFGPASLITRSTNDVSQVQMVVHMTFTIIVMAPIMGVGGIIMAAAQDVVLSGLFVIIVPVLGLFTFGMMVRLGPLYKVQQTRVDTINRLLREQLTGVRVIRAFLRQHAQKMRFREANDNMREVWLKIGTTWAFMLPVIQMIVGLSSVAIVWFGGHRIADGGMQVGALLAFINYLMQILMAIMMAAMMFMMVPRARVSADRIGAVLNTAVDIEAPVDPTPLPPSPAAFAAENATVQYDDADRPVLDSLSLTLTPGTTTAIVGGTGSGKTTLVHLLSRMVDPVSGSVTLGGIDIRSFDPTLLRTRIALVAQKAYLFAGTIASTITGTRGDVDVDEERVWAALDAAQATEFVAKLDDGLASRVDPGGRNLSGGQRQRLTIARALYRAMAGDVDLVIFDDSFSALDFATDQRLRHALPSAIPGAAVLIVAQRISTIRTADRIVVVDGGRDVGQGTHEELMKTCTTYQEIVSSQLSEEEAA from the coding sequence ATGCTCGTCAGCCTCACGTGGGACTACCTCCGCCATCACAAAGGCAAGGTTGCCGCCGTTCTTGTCCTCCAGCTCCTCCAATCAATCGCATCGCTCCTCCTGCCTGCGCTCAACGCCGCCATCATCGACGACGGCGTGATCGCGGCCGATATTCCTAGGATCTGGCAGCTCGGCGGGCTCATGCTCGTCGTCACTGTTCTTCAGGTCCTCGCGATCGGCGCCGCCATCTACGTCGGTGCGGGGCTTGCGATGGGCCTCGGACACCACCTCCGTGCGGAGGTGTTCGGCAAGGTCCAGAGCTTCGGCCGCTCCGAGCTCCATCACTTCGGCCCGGCCTCCCTCATCACCCGGTCCACGAACGACGTCAGCCAGGTCCAGATGGTCGTCCACATGACGTTCACGATCATCGTCATGGCGCCGATCATGGGCGTGGGAGGCATCATCATGGCGGCAGCCCAGGATGTTGTCCTGTCCGGACTGTTCGTCATCATCGTGCCAGTCTTGGGGCTCTTCACGTTCGGGATGATGGTGCGTCTCGGCCCGCTCTACAAGGTCCAGCAGACCCGTGTCGACACGATCAACAGGCTCTTGCGGGAACAGTTGACCGGGGTGCGTGTCATCCGCGCCTTCCTGCGCCAGCACGCTCAGAAGATGCGTTTCCGCGAGGCGAATGACAACATGCGGGAGGTATGGCTGAAGATCGGCACGACGTGGGCGTTCATGCTTCCCGTCATCCAGATGATCGTCGGCCTGTCGTCCGTGGCGATCGTGTGGTTCGGCGGACACCGGATCGCTGACGGCGGGATGCAGGTCGGTGCACTTCTCGCCTTCATCAACTACCTCATGCAGATCCTCATGGCGATCATGATGGCGGCCATGATGTTCATGATGGTGCCGCGTGCCCGTGTCTCTGCCGACCGCATCGGCGCAGTCCTCAACACCGCGGTCGATATCGAGGCCCCGGTCGATCCGACTCCGCTGCCGCCGTCCCCCGCCGCGTTTGCGGCCGAGAACGCGACCGTGCAGTACGACGATGCGGACCGTCCCGTGCTCGATTCCCTCAGTCTCACTCTGACGCCCGGAACCACCACCGCTATCGTCGGCGGCACGGGCTCCGGCAAGACCACCCTCGTCCACCTGCTGTCTCGCATGGTCGATCCGGTCTCGGGTTCGGTCACCCTCGGGGGAATCGATATCCGCTCCTTCGATCCGACCCTGCTGCGGACACGTATCGCCCTCGTGGCGCAGAAGGCGTACCTGTTTGCCGGCACGATCGCATCGACGATCACGGGCACGAGAGGGGACGTCGACGTGGACGAGGAGCGGGTGTGGGCTGCACTCGATGCGGCGCAGGCGACGGAGTTCGTCGCGAAGCTCGACGATGGTCTCGCTTCCCGCGTCGACCCGGGCGGGCGCAATCTGTCGGGCGGGCAGCGTCAGCGTTTGACGATCGCACGCGCGCTCTACCGTGCGATGGCGGGAGATGTCGATCTCGTGATCTTCGATGATTCGTTCTCGGCGTTGGATTTCGCTACCGATCAGCGGCTGCGGCACGCACTGCCCTCCGCCATCCCAGGCGCCGCGGTTCTCATTGTTGCGCAGCGGATCTCGACCATTCGGACGGCTGACCGGATCGTCGTTGTCGACGGGGGCCGGGATGTCGGACAGGGTACCCATGAGGAACTGATGAAGACCTGCACCACCTATCAGGAGATCGTCTCCTCCCAGCTGTCCGAGGAGGAAGCGGCATGA